Proteins from one Escherichia coli genomic window:
- the smg gene encoding DUF494 family protein Smg, producing MFDVLMYLFETYIHTEAELRVDQDKLEQDLTDAGFDREDIYNALLWLEKLADYQEGLAEPMQLASDPLSMRIYTPEECERLDASCRGFLLFLEQIQVLNLETREMVIERVLALDTAEFDLEDLKWVILMVLFNIPGCENAYQQMEELLFEVNEGMLH from the coding sequence ATGTTCGACGTACTAATGTATTTGTTTGAAACCTATATTCACACAGAAGCTGAGTTGCGTGTGGATCAAGACAAACTTGAACAGGATCTTACCGACGCAGGATTTGATCGAGAAGATATCTACAATGCCCTGCTTTGGCTGGAAAAGCTTGCGGATTATCAGGAAGGACTGGCAGAACCGATGCAACTGGCCTCTGATCCACTCTCCATGCGTATTTATACCCCTGAAGAGTGTGAAAGACTGGATGCCAGCTGTCGTGGTTTTCTGCTTTTCCTTGAGCAAATTCAGGTGCTTAACCTTGAAACCCGTGAAATGGTGATAGAGCGAGTGCTCGCGCTGGATACCGCTGAGTTCGACCTGGAAGACCTGAAATGGGTAATCCTGATGGTGTTGTTCAATATTCCGGGCTGCGAAAATGCGTACCAGCAAATGGAAGAATTACTCTTTGAAGTGAATGAAGGTATGCTGCATTAA
- the yrdD gene encoding DNA topoisomerase family protein, with amino-acid sequence MAKSALFTVRNNESCPKCGAELVIRSGKHGPFLGCSQYPACDYVRPLKSSADGHIVKVLEGQICPACGANLVLRQGRFGMFVGCSNYPECEHTELIDKPDETAITCPQCRTGHLVQRRSRYGKTFHSCDRYPECQFAINFKPIAGECPECHYPLLIEKKTAQGVKHFCASKQCGKPVSAE; translated from the coding sequence ATGGCGAAATCAGCACTGTTCACGGTGCGTAATAATGAGTCCTGCCCAAAGTGCGGGGCTGAACTGGTTATTCGATCCGGGAAACACGGTCCGTTTCTTGGATGCTCACAGTATCCGGCGTGTGACTACGTCCGTCCTCTGAAATCTTCAGCGGATGGACATATCGTCAAAGTTCTGGAGGGACAGATTTGCCCTGCATGCGGCGCAAATCTGGTCTTACGCCAGGGGCGCTTTGGTATGTTTGTTGGTTGCAGTAACTATCCTGAATGCGAACATACCGAACTTATCGATAAACCGGACGAAACAGCAATTACCTGTCCCCAATGTCGGACGGGCCATCTGGTCCAGCGCCGCTCCCGTTATGGCAAAACATTTCATTCCTGTGATCGCTACCCGGAGTGTCAATTTGCCATTAACTTCAAACCTATAGCCGGAGAATGCCCTGAGTGTCATTATCCGCTACTCATCGAAAAGAAAACCGCGCAGGGTGTAAAACACTTTTGTGCCAGTAAACAATGTGGAAAGCCGGTTTCGGCGGAATAA
- the tsaC gene encoding L-threonylcarbamoyladenylate synthase type 1 TsaC, with protein MNNNLQGDAIAAAIDVLNEERVIAYPTEAVFGVGCDPDSETAVMRLLELKQRPVDKGLILIAANYEQLKPYIDDCMLTDAQRETIFSRWPGPVTFVFPAPATTPRWLTGRFDSLAVRVTDHPLVVALCQAYGKPLVSTSANLSGLPPCRTVDEVRAQFGAAFPVVPGETGGRLNPSEIRDALTGELFRQG; from the coding sequence GTGAATAATAACCTGCAAGGAGACGCTATCGCAGCTGCGATAGATGTCCTCAATGAAGAACGTGTCATCGCCTATCCCACGGAAGCCGTTTTCGGTGTCGGGTGCGATCCTGATAGCGAAACAGCAGTGATGAGACTGTTGGAACTAAAACAGCGTCCGGTTGATAAGGGGCTGATTTTAATCGCGGCAAATTACGAGCAGCTTAAACCCTATATTGATGACTGCATGCTGACTGATGCGCAGCGTGAAACCATTTTTTCTCGCTGGCCAGGTCCCGTCACCTTTGTCTTTCCCGCGCCTGCGACAACACCGCGCTGGTTGACAGGCCGCTTTGATTCGCTTGCTGTACGAGTCACCGACCATCCGTTGGTGGTTGCTTTGTGCCAGGCTTATGGTAAACCGCTGGTTTCTACCAGTGCCAACTTGAGTGGATTGCCGCCTTGTCGAACAGTAGACGAAGTTCGCGCACAATTTGGCGCAGCGTTCCCGGTTGTGCCTGGTGAAACGGGAGGGCGTTTAAATCCTTCAGAAATCCGCGATGCCCTGACGGGTGAACTGTTTCGACAGGGGTAA
- the aroE gene encoding shikimate dehydrogenase, with protein MENYAVFGNPIAHSKSPFIHQQFAQQLNIEHPYGRVLAPINDFINTLNAFFSAGGKGANVTVPFKEEAFARADELTERAALAGAVNTLKRLEDGRLLGDNTDGVGLLSDLERLSFIRPGLRILLIGAGGASRGVLLPLLSLDCAVTITNRTLPRAEELAKLFAHTGSIQALGMDELEGHEFDLIINATSSGISGDIPAIPASLIHSGICCYDMFYQKGKTPFLAWCELRGSKRNADGLGMLVAQAAHAFLLWHGVLPDIEPVIKQLQEELSA; from the coding sequence ATGGAAAACTATGCTGTTTTTGGTAATCCAATAGCCCACAGCAAATCGCCATTCATTCATCAGCAATTTGCTCAGCAATTGAATATTGAACATCCCTATGGGCGCGTGCTGGCACCTATCAATGATTTCATTAACACACTGAACGCTTTCTTTAGTGCTGGTGGTAAAGGAGCGAATGTGACGGTGCCTTTTAAAGAAGAGGCCTTTGCCAGAGCTGATGAACTTACTGAACGGGCAGCGTTGGCTGGTGCTGTTAATACCCTCAAGCGGTTAGAAGATGGACGCCTGCTGGGTGACAATACCGATGGCGTAGGCTTGTTAAGCGATCTGGAACGTCTGTCTTTTATCCGCCCTGGTTTACGTATTCTACTCATCGGCGCTGGTGGGGCGTCTCGTGGTGTATTACTTCCACTCCTTTCTCTGGACTGCGCGGTGACAATCACTAATCGGACGCTACCCCGCGCGGAAGAGTTGGCTAAATTGTTTGCGCACACGGGCAGTATTCAGGCGTTGGGTATGGACGAACTGGAGGGGCATGAGTTCGATCTCATTATTAATGCAACATCCAGTGGCATCAGTGGTGATATTCCCGCGATCCCGGCATCGCTCATTCATTCAGGCATTTGTTGCTATGACATGTTCTATCAGAAAGGAAAAACACCTTTTCTGGCATGGTGTGAGCTGCGAGGTTCAAAGCGTAATGCGGATGGATTGGGGATGCTGGTGGCACAGGCGGCTCATGCCTTTCTTCTCTGGCACGGTGTTCTGCCTGACATAGAACCAGTTATAAAGCAATTGCAGGAGGAGTTGTCCGCGTGA
- the yrdB gene encoding DUF1488 domain-containing protein yields the protein MNQAIQFPDREEWNESKKCVCFPALVNGMQLTCAITGESLANRFAGDTPEQWLASFRQHRWDLEEEAESLIQDQSEDDQGWVWLP from the coding sequence GTGAATCAGGCCATCCAGTTTCCGGACAGGGAAGAGTGGAACGAGAGTAAAAAATGCGTTTGTTTTCCCGCTCTTGTAAATGGTATGCAGCTCACTTGCGCTATTACTGGAGAGAGTCTGGCGAACCGCTTTGCAGGAGATACGCCAGAACAGTGGTTAGCGAGTTTTCGCCAGCATCGCTGGGACCTGGAAGAAGAAGCAGAAAGCTTGATTCAGGATCAAAGCGAAGATGATCAAGGTTGGGTTTGGTTACCCTGA
- the yrdA gene encoding gamma carbonic anhydrase family protein, with amino-acid sequence MSDVLRPYRDLFPQIGQRVMIDDSSVVIGDVRLADDVGIWPLVVIRGDVHYVQIGARTNIQDGSMLHVTHKSSYNPDGNPLTIGEDVTVGHKVMLHGCTIGNRVLVGMASILLDGAIVEDDVMIGAGSLVPQNKRLESGYLYLGSPVKQIRPLSDEEKAGLRYSANNYVKWKDEYLDQGNQTQP; translated from the coding sequence ATGTCTGATGTTTTACGCCCATACCGCGATCTTTTTCCACAAATCGGTCAGCGCGTAATGATCGACGATAGCAGCGTCGTGATTGGTGACGTTCGTCTGGCTGATGATGTGGGGATCTGGCCGCTCGTTGTGATTCGTGGAGATGTACATTATGTACAGATCGGAGCACGCACCAATATCCAGGATGGCAGTATGTTGCATGTCACTCATAAATCCTCGTACAACCCAGATGGCAACCCATTAACCATTGGCGAAGATGTCACTGTTGGTCACAAGGTGATGCTCCACGGCTGTACCATTGGCAATCGAGTGTTGGTTGGGATGGCATCAATTTTACTTGATGGTGCAATAGTAGAAGATGATGTGATGATTGGTGCGGGTAGCCTGGTCCCACAAAATAAACGGCTGGAGAGCGGATATCTGTATCTCGGTAGCCCCGTCAAACAGATCCGCCCGTTAAGTGATGAAGAGAAGGCCGGGTTACGCTATTCCGCGAATAACTACGTGAAATGGAAGGACGAGTATCTGGATCAGGGTAACCAAACCCAACCTTGA
- the yhdZ gene encoding amino acid ABC transporter ATP-binding protein: MSQILLQPANAMITLENVNKWYGQFHVLKNINLTVQPGERIVLCGPSGSGKSTTIRCINHLEEHQQGRIVVDGIELNEDIRNIERVRQEVGMVFQHFNLFPHLTVLQNCTLAPIWVRKMPKKEAEALAMHYLERVRIAEHAQKFPGQISGGQQQRVAIARSLCMKPKIMLFDEPTSALDPEMVKEVLDTMIGLAQSGMTMLCVTHEMGFARTVADRVIFMDRGEIVEQAAPDEFFAHPKSERTRTFLSQVIH, translated from the coding sequence ATGAGCCAAATTTTACTGCAACCTGCTAACGCGATGATTACGCTGGAAAACGTCAATAAATGGTATGGACAATTCCATGTTCTGAAAAATATTAATTTAACCGTACAACCGGGAGAACGAATCGTTCTGTGTGGCCCTTCTGGTTCGGGGAAATCGACAACCATTCGCTGTATTAATCATCTGGAAGAACATCAACAGGGACGAATCGTGGTAGATGGCATCGAACTTAATGAAGATATCCGCAATATTGAGCGTGTCAGGCAGGAAGTGGGAATGGTCTTTCAGCATTTCAATCTCTTCCCTCATCTGACCGTTCTACAGAACTGTACCCTGGCACCGATTTGGGTACGCAAGATGCCTAAGAAAGAGGCTGAAGCTCTGGCGATGCATTATCTTGAGCGAGTAAGAATTGCCGAACATGCCCAGAAGTTTCCCGGACAGATTTCTGGTGGTCAGCAGCAACGCGTTGCCATAGCACGTTCACTTTGTATGAAACCAAAGATCATGCTGTTTGACGAACCTACGTCTGCGCTCGATCCGGAGATGGTGAAAGAAGTGCTGGATACAATGATTGGGCTGGCGCAGTCAGGTATGACTATGTTGTGCGTAACGCACGAGATGGGGTTTGCGCGAACCGTCGCTGATCGGGTGATTTTTATGGATCGTGGGGAGATAGTGGAACAAGCTGCACCGGATGAGTTTTTTGCGCATCCTAAATCAGAGCGTACAAGGACATTTTTATCGCAGGTAATCCATTAA